One Periophthalmus magnuspinnatus isolate fPerMag1 chromosome 15, fPerMag1.2.pri, whole genome shotgun sequence genomic window carries:
- the LOC117382836 gene encoding sialin-like isoform X1, with product MERYGSEGEGDEQETPLLPGDKERRVQRAPVCCSARYGLALLSSYGFFVVYSLRVNLSVAMVDMLNNTNRHTNTNSTSVCPAHFDPPRPKRNHTASVYDWDSETQGWILGSFFYGYILTQIPGGYLAGRLGPKWLLGFGVLGTVLFTLLTPVAADWGAGYLIAVRALEGVGEGVTFPAMYTMWAAWAPPLERSRLLTISYIGAQLGTVVALPLSGEICFYLDWTYVFYLFGAVGLLWFVLWALLVSDSPNDHPRISEQERLYIISSLKNELSTSTDHIPWRSILTSVPLWAIVVAHFSYNWTFYTLLTLLPTYMKDVLGFSIQQNGILSALPYMGCAILAVLSGQFADYLRETHHCPTVRVRKVFSLVGMIGPAIFLVAAGYTGCNYILAVTFLTISSSLGGVSASGFNINHLDIAPSFAGILLGITNTFATIPGMVGPVIARSLTANNTMEEWQTVFYIAAAINLFGATFYTAFGQGSVQPWAVMSTFNHDD from the exons ATGGAGCGGTATGGAtcggagggagagggggacgaGCAGGAGACCCCGCTGCTCCCCGGAGACAAAGAAAGACGAGTCCAAAGAG CCCCGGTGTGCTGCTCTGCCCGCTATGGTCTGGCTCTGTTGTCTTCGTATGGCTTTTTTGTGGTTTACTCTTTACGTGTGAACCTCAGTGTGGCGATGGTGGACATGCTCAACAACACCAACCGCCACACCAATACTAACTCCACCTCCGTGTGCCCTGCGCATTTTGACCCTCCACGACCCAAACGCAACCACACA GCCAGTGTTTACGACTGGGACTCTGAAACCCAGGGCTGGATCCTCGGCTCCTTCTTTTATGGGTACATCCTGACCCAGATCCCAGGAGGATATCTCGCAGGACGCCTTGGACCAAAGTGGCTCTTAGGCTTTGGTGTTTTGGGAACTGTCCTCTTTACACTGCTCACACCTGTAGCTGCTGACTGGGGAGCTGGCTACCTCATTGCTGTGAGAGCATTAGAGGGAGTAGGAGAG GGAGTAACCTTTCCTGCAATGTATACTATGTGGGCAGCATGGGCCCCACCTTTGGAGAGAAGTCGACTGCTCACTATTTCATATATTG GAGCCCAACTTGGAACAGTTGTAGCCCTTCCGCTGTCTGGtgaaatctgcttttatttggactggacctatgtcttttatttgtttg GGGCTGTTGGACTGCTGTGGTTTGTCTTGTGGGCATTGCTTGTTTCAGATAGTCCAAATGATCATCCAAGGATTTCAGAGCAAGAGAGACTGTACATAATCTCTTCACTCAAGAATGAG CTGTCCACCTCCACAGACCACATTCCCTGGAGATCCATACTGACGTCAGTGCCACTGTGGGCCATTGTCGTGGCTCACTTTTCCTACAACTGGACATTTTACACTCTCCTCACTCTGCTGCCAACTTACATGAAAGATGTTCTTGGATTTAGTATCCAACAG AACGGTATTCTGTCAGCTCTGCCTTACATGGGCTGTGCCATATTAGCCGTGCTCAGTGGGCAGTTTGCTGATTACCTGAGAGAAACACACCACTGTCCAACTGTCAGGGTCCGGAAAGTATTTTCACTTGTGG GCATGATTGGGCCGGCCATTTTCCTGGTGGCAGCAGGATATACAGGCTGTAATTACATATTGGCTGTGACGTTTCTGACAATCTCTTCTTCATTGGGAGGAGTGTCTGCATCTGGCTTCAACATCAACCATCTGGACATTGCTCCATC gtTTGCTGGAATTCTACTTGGAATCACCAACACTTTTGCCACTATTCCTGGAATGGTTGGACCAGTTATAGCAAGATCACTTACTGCAAAT AACACCATGGAGGAATGGCAGACTGTCTTCTACATCGCCGCTGCCATCAACCTGTTTGGGGCAACGTTTTACACGGCATTTGGTCAAGGTTCTGTTCAGCCGTGGGCAGTTATGTCAACATTTAACCATGACGACTGA